One genomic window of Actinoplanes lobatus includes the following:
- a CDS encoding PAS domain S-box protein, whose translation MRRPKVTPGVVGAFVAVTVLAVLSALSPPRMLTFGMLAVGPALAAATASPTLVLTIGAYAGAVALAISTRQGLFGSPDQILRLLMIAVITIIGWLIARHLRGLLTARSAAAGDREMLGALVEQSADAIIVVDLDGVVRIWNAGAEKMYGYHPSEIIGHEFPKIIPPERFPVFKQSLITLAAGQHVRLDETRRIRRDGSELLVSVTVAPIRDDSGTVVAAAATERDITARKRLEAEEKLAIERSARAKRMESLGQLAGGVAHDFNNLLAIILNYADFLIDEVTPEGRKDLARIRDAADRARDLTGQLLLFAKRQPTQVETVDLKEVVDCSGELLRRSIGANIQLICRGQPEPLPVRANRGHLDQILLNLIVNARDAMPDGGVIVMETDRPPGDNARLTVSDTGCGMTAEVRDRLFEPFFTTKPADQGTGLGLATVYGIVADAGGQISVDSSPGVGTTFRILLPLAAESADRAPDTDDGPAHGHGEHVVVVDDEEPVRDLVVRILEQNGYRATVWRDGTPPGDEPGDVALLVTDIVLRGRSGPAIAERLRVRHPELPVLFMSGYGHDDLRRRYDLDSAHIVQKPFTAVELLAAVGNALSGGTADQRSRDNSSRVA comes from the coding sequence ATGAGGCGACCGAAAGTCACGCCCGGTGTCGTCGGGGCCTTCGTGGCCGTGACCGTGCTGGCAGTGTTGTCCGCTCTCTCGCCACCCCGGATGCTCACCTTCGGGATGCTGGCGGTGGGACCGGCTCTGGCCGCCGCCACCGCCAGCCCCACGCTGGTGCTCACCATCGGCGCCTACGCGGGTGCCGTCGCGCTCGCGATCTCCACTCGGCAGGGTTTGTTCGGCTCGCCCGACCAGATCCTGCGGCTGCTGATGATCGCCGTCATCACGATCATCGGCTGGTTGATCGCCCGGCATCTGCGCGGCCTTCTGACCGCCCGGTCCGCCGCGGCCGGCGATCGGGAGATGCTGGGCGCCCTCGTCGAACAGTCGGCGGACGCGATCATCGTGGTCGATCTCGACGGCGTCGTACGGATCTGGAACGCCGGCGCCGAGAAGATGTACGGCTACCATCCGAGCGAGATCATCGGGCACGAGTTTCCCAAGATCATACCCCCGGAGCGGTTTCCCGTCTTCAAACAGAGCCTGATCACCCTCGCTGCCGGGCAACACGTGCGCCTCGACGAGACCCGGCGGATCCGCCGCGACGGATCGGAGCTCCTGGTGTCGGTCACGGTCGCGCCGATCCGCGACGACTCGGGCACGGTGGTCGCGGCGGCCGCCACCGAACGCGACATCACTGCTCGGAAGCGGCTCGAGGCCGAGGAGAAGCTGGCCATCGAACGGTCGGCGCGGGCCAAGCGGATGGAGAGCCTGGGCCAGCTGGCCGGCGGCGTGGCGCACGACTTCAACAACCTGCTGGCGATAATCCTCAACTACGCCGACTTCCTGATCGACGAGGTGACCCCCGAGGGCCGAAAGGATCTGGCCCGGATCCGCGACGCCGCCGACCGGGCCCGCGATCTGACCGGGCAGCTCCTGCTCTTCGCCAAACGGCAGCCGACCCAGGTGGAGACCGTCGACCTGAAAGAGGTGGTCGACTGCTCCGGCGAACTGCTCCGGCGCAGCATCGGCGCGAACATCCAGCTGATCTGCCGCGGGCAACCCGAGCCGCTACCGGTCCGCGCCAACCGGGGACACCTCGACCAGATCCTGCTCAACCTGATCGTGAACGCCCGGGACGCCATGCCCGACGGCGGCGTGATCGTGATGGAGACGGACCGGCCGCCCGGCGACAACGCGCGGCTGACCGTCAGCGACACCGGCTGCGGCATGACCGCGGAGGTGCGCGACCGGCTCTTCGAGCCGTTCTTCACCACCAAGCCCGCCGATCAGGGCACCGGGCTCGGGCTGGCCACCGTGTACGGCATAGTCGCCGACGCGGGCGGGCAGATCAGCGTGGACTCGTCGCCGGGCGTCGGCACCACCTTCCGGATCCTGCTGCCGCTGGCGGCCGAATCGGCGGACCGTGCTCCGGACACGGACGACGGCCCGGCGCACGGCCACGGCGAGCACGTGGTGGTGGTCGACGACGAGGAGCCGGTCCGCGATCTGGTGGTCCGGATCCTGGAGCAGAACGGCTACCGCGCCACGGTGTGGCGCGACGGCACACCACCCGGCGACGAACCGGGCGACGTGGCCCTGCTCGTCACCGACATCGTGCTGCGCGGCCGCTCCGGCCCGGCGATCGCCGAGCGGTTGCGGGTCCGTCATCCGGAACTGCCGGTGCTGTTCATGTCCGGTTACGGCCACGACGACCTGCGCCGCCGCTACGACCTGGACTCGGCCCACATCGTCCAGAAGCCGTTCACCGCCGTGGAACTGCTCGCAGCCGTCGGGAACGCGCTCTCCGGCGGGACAGCGGATCAGCGGAGCCGGGACAACTCGTCGCGGGTCGCGTGA
- a CDS encoding DUF916 domain-containing protein, with protein sequence MRRAVAVLACLAVLSPATPAAAAPATVTWTVQPAGTNGPDGRRWAEHTLDPGGTVTDHLAVRNLGDATAVFALRAADGYLTENGRFNMLPSDRRSADGGTWISVRETVTVAAGRTVVVPFTVTAPADATPGDHPAGIAASIAGKRGTVQVESRVGFRVLLRASGTLRPALAVSGVTTSFRPNWNPLRPGTLHVAYTVANTGNVRAGIQGRVAGTRADLGELLPGGSRTVTAVARTWPLGRIRTTLTLTPVVPGAAAEPHTVTVTTWALPWPQVLALGAVAALILLARTRRARLKRLLEQARLEGRRSAGA encoded by the coding sequence GTGCGCCGTGCCGTCGCCGTCCTCGCCTGTCTGGCCGTGCTGTCACCCGCGACCCCGGCGGCGGCCGCGCCGGCCACCGTCACCTGGACCGTCCAGCCCGCCGGCACGAACGGCCCGGACGGGCGGCGGTGGGCCGAGCACACCCTCGACCCGGGCGGGACGGTCACCGACCATCTGGCCGTCCGCAACCTGGGCGACGCCACGGCGGTGTTCGCGCTCAGGGCCGCCGACGGCTATCTCACCGAGAACGGCCGGTTCAACATGCTGCCCTCGGACCGGAGGTCGGCGGACGGCGGAACCTGGATCAGCGTGCGGGAGACGGTGACCGTGGCGGCGGGCCGGACCGTGGTGGTGCCGTTCACCGTCACGGCTCCGGCCGACGCCACCCCCGGTGACCATCCGGCGGGGATCGCCGCCTCGATCGCCGGGAAGCGGGGCACCGTCCAGGTGGAGAGCCGGGTCGGCTTCCGGGTGCTGCTCCGCGCCTCCGGAACGCTGCGGCCGGCGCTGGCCGTCTCCGGGGTGACCACCAGTTTCCGGCCGAACTGGAATCCGCTGCGACCCGGCACACTGCACGTCGCCTACACCGTCGCCAACACCGGGAACGTCCGCGCCGGGATCCAGGGCCGGGTCGCCGGGACCCGGGCCGATCTCGGCGAACTCCTGCCCGGCGGGAGCCGCACCGTCACGGCTGTGGCGCGGACCTGGCCCCTCGGCCGGATCCGGACCACCCTCACCCTCACGCCGGTGGTCCCGGGCGCCGCCGCCGAACCCCACACGGTCACGGTCACCACCTGGGCACTCCCGTGGCCGCAGGTGCTCGCTCTCGGGGCCGTCGCCGCCCTGATCCTGCTGGCCCGAACGAGGCGGGCACGCCTGAAACGGCTGCTGGAGCAGGCCCGCCTGGAAGGTCGCCGCTCAGCGGGCGCCTGA
- a CDS encoding beta-L-arabinofuranosidase domain-containing protein gives MSPLPITRRSLLGAALGGAVVATTGAGHPAAAAELPPARADLGVSAYPFPLGQVRLTAGRLMDNQTRTLNYLRFIDVDRLLYVFRANHGQSTGGAAANGGWDAPTFPFRSHVQGHFLTAWAQVYAILGDTVCRDKANYMVTELAKCQAANGYLSGFPEADITAVENRTLTNGNVPYYCIHKTMAGLLDVWRYVGNTQARDVLLKLAGWVDTRTAALSVSQMQAMLGTEFGGMNAVLTDLYQQTGTARWLTVAQRFDHASVFTPLAANTDALNGLHANTQVPKWIGAAREYKATGTTRYLDIARNAWNITVGAHTYAIGGNSQAEHFRPANAIASYLTDDTCEHCNSVNMLRLTRELWVTDPNRAAYFDFYEQALLNHVLGAQNPASNYGHVTYFTPLRSGGRRGVGPAWGGGTWSTDYGTFWCCQGTGVEVNTRLMESIYYYSGTTLTVNLYAPSVLTWSQRGITVTQATTFPAGDTSTLTLAGTMSGSWSIRVRIPSWTSGAAISVNGVAQSVTATPGSYATITRAWAAGDTITVRLPMRVVLRPAPDNPDVQAITYGPAVLAGNYGDTALSAPPALTVSSVTRTSATANGAAVNLVPFYDAHGFNYSVYWLTAATYKIVNNATGLVLGIQDMSTANGGLAVTWGDTGTLDHSWVRITDGTAVRFRNVNSGKVLGVENMSTADNARVLQWDDNGTADHRWTLVDQGGGLYKIRNVNSGKLLAVLNGGTAWGVQVVQDPDNGSADNLWRFA, from the coding sequence ATGTCCCCGCTCCCCATCACCCGCCGCAGTCTGCTGGGCGCCGCCCTCGGCGGCGCCGTCGTCGCCACGACCGGTGCAGGCCACCCCGCCGCGGCCGCCGAACTGCCACCCGCCCGCGCCGACCTGGGCGTCTCCGCCTACCCATTCCCCCTCGGACAGGTGCGGCTCACCGCCGGCCGGCTCATGGACAACCAGACCCGCACGCTCAACTACCTGCGGTTCATCGACGTCGACCGGCTGCTCTACGTCTTCCGCGCCAACCACGGCCAGTCCACCGGCGGCGCCGCGGCCAACGGCGGCTGGGACGCGCCGACCTTCCCGTTCCGGTCCCACGTACAGGGCCACTTCCTGACCGCGTGGGCGCAGGTCTACGCGATCCTCGGTGACACCGTCTGCCGCGACAAGGCCAACTACATGGTCACGGAGCTGGCGAAATGCCAGGCGGCCAACGGATACCTGTCCGGTTTCCCGGAGGCCGACATCACCGCGGTCGAGAACCGCACCCTGACCAACGGCAACGTGCCGTACTACTGCATCCACAAGACGATGGCCGGGCTGCTCGACGTGTGGCGGTACGTCGGCAACACCCAGGCGCGCGACGTCCTGCTCAAGCTCGCCGGGTGGGTCGACACCCGTACCGCCGCTCTGTCCGTTTCTCAGATGCAGGCCATGCTCGGCACCGAGTTCGGCGGGATGAACGCCGTCCTCACCGACCTCTACCAGCAGACCGGCACCGCCCGCTGGCTGACCGTCGCCCAGCGCTTCGACCACGCATCCGTCTTCACCCCGCTCGCCGCCAACACCGACGCGCTCAACGGCCTGCACGCCAACACTCAGGTGCCCAAGTGGATCGGCGCGGCCCGTGAGTACAAGGCCACCGGCACCACCCGTTACCTGGACATCGCCCGCAACGCGTGGAACATCACGGTCGGCGCGCACACCTACGCCATCGGTGGCAACAGTCAGGCGGAGCACTTCCGTCCGGCCAACGCGATCGCCTCCTACCTGACCGACGACACGTGCGAGCACTGCAACTCGGTCAACATGCTCAGGTTGACCCGCGAACTGTGGGTGACCGACCCGAACCGGGCCGCCTACTTCGACTTCTACGAGCAGGCGCTGCTCAACCACGTTCTCGGCGCACAGAACCCGGCGTCGAACTACGGCCACGTCACCTACTTCACGCCACTGCGGTCCGGCGGCCGCCGCGGTGTCGGCCCGGCCTGGGGCGGCGGCACCTGGTCCACCGACTACGGCACGTTCTGGTGCTGCCAGGGCACCGGCGTCGAGGTCAACACCCGGCTCATGGAGTCGATCTACTACTACAGCGGCACCACGCTGACCGTGAACCTCTACGCCCCGTCGGTGCTCACCTGGTCGCAGCGCGGGATCACGGTCACCCAGGCCACCACGTTCCCGGCCGGCGACACCAGCACGCTCACCCTGGCCGGCACGATGAGCGGGTCGTGGAGCATCCGTGTCCGGATCCCGTCGTGGACCAGCGGCGCCGCCATCAGCGTCAACGGCGTCGCCCAGTCGGTCACCGCCACCCCCGGCAGCTACGCCACGATCACCCGTGCCTGGGCGGCCGGCGACACGATCACGGTCCGGCTGCCGATGCGGGTCGTGCTGCGGCCGGCGCCCGACAACCCGGACGTCCAGGCGATCACCTACGGGCCGGCCGTGCTGGCCGGAAACTATGGGGACACCGCTCTCAGCGCCCCGCCCGCGCTCACCGTCTCCTCGGTCACCCGGACCAGCGCCACCGCCAACGGGGCCGCCGTCAACCTGGTGCCGTTCTATGACGCGCACGGCTTCAACTACAGCGTGTACTGGCTCACCGCGGCCACGTACAAGATCGTCAACAACGCCACCGGCCTGGTCCTCGGCATTCAGGACATGTCGACCGCCAACGGCGGCCTCGCCGTCACCTGGGGTGACACCGGAACCCTCGACCACAGTTGGGTCCGGATCACCGACGGCACCGCGGTCCGCTTCCGCAACGTCAACAGCGGCAAGGTCCTCGGTGTCGAGAACATGTCGACCGCCGACAACGCGCGCGTCCTGCAATGGGACGACAACGGCACGGCCGACCACCGCTGGACCCTCGTCGACCAGGGCGGCGGCCTCTACAAGATCCGCAACGTGAACAGCGGCAAACTCCTCGCCGTCCTCAACGGCGGCACCGCGTGGGGCGTCCAGGTCGTCCAGGACCCCGACAACGGCAGCGCCGACAACCTCTGGCGCTTCGCTTGA
- a CDS encoding putative bifunctional diguanylate cyclase/phosphodiesterase produces MRPGSRWWRWWTVGGALAAVPYYLMPADSALANIGYSAVGLLAGLAILVAVRWNRSPRPAAWILFAAGISLSAVGDLVWWYLESVRHEEPYPSVADVLYLGAYPPLIAGLFLLLRGRRGRDTGGLLDASIAALGLSLVLWVFVLHPVAAGESASLLERMVSTAYPALDVLLLVMVARLLIGARARSASSDLLGVAAGLLLVADIAFSVLSQYFDYDGRGLDWAWLLAYVLWAAAALHPSMAAAETGDPPEVVRAGRGRLAVSACCAVLPPTLLFIPAVGADQVDRLVIAAGAIVLFALGVTRMAGVMRQVHRQSAELRRLANQDDLTGLHNRRHFQRALGDALVAGRPQVILLGVSDLGSINDELGYVAGDHVIVRIAERVRTLAGAQALVARLSGDEFAVLLRDATRAEADAVAGRMIGVVHYPVHSNDYEVLVGAGIGVADSDGADDPVEVLRRAGVAMCVARRTGETYARWTPAFDERSSEQARLGAQIRHGLDTGQFQVVYQPIVRLPECRVVAVEALVRWRHPQRGLISPALFIPVAERNGLIVELGAWILETACERLARWTAELGPLAPDRVSVNVSARQLARSGFAASVAAVLARTGLAPHQLTVEVTETAVFEGGPAVAALHGLRALGVRIALDDFGTGHSSLGLLQSVPVDVLKIDKSFVDRVTEAGRHAVIAEAMMQVTSGLGLDAVAEGVETAEQAEVLHRLGYRLLQGYHFGRPAEEPDFTVRAVHA; encoded by the coding sequence ATGAGGCCGGGTAGCCGATGGTGGCGGTGGTGGACGGTGGGCGGCGCGCTCGCGGCTGTCCCCTACTACCTGATGCCGGCCGACAGCGCGCTGGCGAACATCGGCTACAGCGCCGTCGGGCTCCTCGCCGGGCTGGCCATCCTGGTCGCCGTGCGCTGGAACCGGTCACCGCGCCCAGCCGCGTGGATCCTGTTCGCGGCCGGGATCTCGCTCTCCGCCGTCGGTGATCTCGTCTGGTGGTACCTGGAGAGCGTCCGGCACGAGGAGCCGTACCCGTCGGTGGCCGACGTCCTCTACCTCGGCGCGTACCCGCCACTGATCGCCGGGCTGTTCCTGCTGCTGCGCGGCCGCCGCGGACGGGACACCGGCGGCCTGCTCGACGCGTCCATCGCTGCCCTCGGGCTCAGCCTGGTGCTGTGGGTGTTCGTCCTGCACCCGGTCGCCGCCGGGGAGTCGGCGTCGCTGCTAGAACGCATGGTCAGCACCGCTTACCCGGCACTGGACGTGCTGCTGCTGGTGATGGTCGCCCGGCTGCTCATCGGCGCCCGCGCCCGCTCGGCCAGCTCCGACCTGCTCGGCGTGGCGGCCGGGCTGCTGCTCGTGGCGGACATCGCGTTCTCGGTGCTGAGCCAGTATTTCGACTACGACGGGCGCGGGCTCGACTGGGCCTGGCTGCTGGCCTACGTGCTGTGGGCCGCCGCCGCGCTGCACCCGTCGATGGCTGCGGCCGAGACCGGGGACCCGCCCGAGGTGGTCCGGGCGGGCCGGGGCCGCCTCGCCGTCTCCGCCTGCTGCGCGGTGCTCCCGCCCACCCTGCTGTTCATCCCCGCGGTCGGTGCCGACCAGGTCGACCGGCTCGTCATCGCGGCCGGCGCCATCGTGCTGTTCGCGCTCGGGGTGACCCGGATGGCCGGAGTCATGCGCCAGGTGCACCGGCAGTCGGCCGAACTGCGGCGCCTGGCGAACCAGGACGACCTGACCGGCCTGCACAACCGGCGCCACTTCCAACGGGCCCTCGGCGACGCGCTGGTCGCCGGCCGCCCGCAGGTGATCCTGCTCGGGGTAAGCGACCTGGGCAGCATCAACGACGAGCTCGGGTACGTGGCCGGCGACCACGTCATCGTCCGGATCGCCGAACGGGTGCGCACGCTGGCCGGCGCACAGGCGCTCGTGGCCCGGCTCAGCGGCGACGAGTTCGCGGTGCTGTTGCGCGACGCGACCCGCGCCGAGGCGGATGCGGTGGCCGGCCGGATGATCGGCGTGGTGCACTACCCGGTCCACTCGAACGACTACGAGGTGCTGGTCGGTGCCGGGATCGGTGTCGCCGACTCCGACGGCGCGGACGATCCGGTGGAGGTGCTGCGCCGCGCCGGGGTGGCCATGTGCGTGGCCCGGCGGACCGGTGAGACCTACGCGCGGTGGACCCCCGCGTTCGACGAGCGGTCGTCGGAGCAGGCCCGGCTGGGCGCGCAGATCCGGCACGGGCTCGACACCGGCCAGTTCCAGGTGGTGTACCAGCCGATCGTCCGGCTGCCCGAGTGCCGGGTCGTCGCCGTGGAGGCCCTGGTCCGGTGGCGGCATCCGCAGCGTGGCCTGATCAGCCCGGCCCTGTTCATTCCGGTCGCCGAACGCAACGGCCTGATCGTCGAGCTGGGCGCGTGGATCCTGGAGACGGCGTGCGAGCGGCTGGCCCGCTGGACCGCCGAACTGGGGCCGCTCGCCCCGGACCGGGTCAGTGTCAACGTGTCGGCCCGCCAGCTGGCCCGGTCCGGGTTCGCGGCGTCGGTGGCGGCGGTGCTCGCCCGTACCGGTCTGGCTCCGCACCAGCTCACCGTGGAGGTGACCGAGACGGCCGTGTTCGAGGGCGGGCCCGCGGTGGCGGCGCTGCACGGGTTGCGGGCCCTGGGCGTACGGATCGCTCTCGACGACTTCGGCACCGGGCACTCGTCGCTCGGGTTGTTGCAGAGCGTGCCGGTCGACGTGTTGAAGATCGACAAGTCGTTCGTCGACAGGGTCACCGAGGCCGGCCGGCACGCGGTCATCGCGGAGGCGATGATGCAGGTCACCTCGGGTCTGGGGCTGGACGCGGTGGCCGAGGGCGTGGAGACCGCGGAGCAGGCGGAGGTGCTCCACCGGCTCGGTTACCGGCTGTTGCAGGGCTACCACTTCGGCCGTCCGGCCGAAGAACCGGACTTCACCGTACGGGCAGTGCACGCTTAG
- a CDS encoding histidine phosphatase family protein: MARLLLVRHGQASFGADDYDALSPLGHEQARTLGKSLSDRGVRPALLVRGALRRHAETAAGILDGLAMSVDVAIDPGWDEFDFQHVVEIHRPLFRDRAAMAAELAREARPDRAFQEIFEAATTRWASGDHDPEYGESFPAFQSRVAGALASAEALLRAHREVLVVSSGGPIAMVATLLTTGSVAGWAAFNRVSVNTGVTKVIAGSRGLSLSTFNEHPHLEADRRLLTYR, translated from the coding sequence GTGGCCCGTCTGCTGCTCGTCCGCCACGGTCAGGCGTCGTTCGGCGCCGACGACTACGACGCGCTGTCCCCGCTCGGGCACGAACAGGCCCGTACGCTCGGGAAATCGCTTTCCGACCGGGGTGTCCGCCCGGCCCTGCTGGTGCGCGGCGCGCTGCGCCGGCATGCCGAGACCGCCGCCGGGATCCTCGACGGCCTCGCCATGTCGGTCGACGTGGCGATCGATCCGGGCTGGGACGAGTTCGACTTCCAGCACGTCGTGGAGATCCACCGGCCGCTGTTCCGGGACCGCGCCGCCATGGCGGCCGAGTTGGCGCGCGAGGCGCGCCCGGACCGGGCGTTCCAGGAGATCTTCGAGGCGGCCACCACGCGCTGGGCGTCGGGCGACCACGATCCGGAGTACGGCGAATCGTTCCCCGCGTTCCAGAGCCGGGTCGCCGGCGCCCTGGCGTCGGCCGAGGCGCTGCTGCGTGCGCACCGGGAGGTGCTCGTGGTCAGCTCGGGCGGGCCGATCGCGATGGTGGCCACGCTGCTCACCACCGGGTCGGTGGCCGGATGGGCGGCCTTCAACCGGGTTTCGGTCAACACCGGCGTGACGAAGGTGATCGCCGGGAGCCGCGGGCTGTCCCTGTCGACGTTCAACGAGCATCCGCACCTGGAGGCCGACCGGCGGCTGCTGACCTACCGGTGA
- a CDS encoding DUF1295 domain-containing protein — MSTGRDRAVGFAVVTAAYLAAGLVAWAVVAVARGPHPLLLTFYADLAATVVVFAASMLVGNASLYDPYWSVAPAVIVTAWVWWQTGGEITAMTGRQTAVLLLVLAWSIRLTANWALSWRGLDHEDWRYVRLRERRPRGVPWWLVNLTGIQLMPTLVVFAGLLAVWPAVTVTGRSWGLLDVVAVAVTAAAVLLEATADRQLQRFTQDPANRGGIIDRGLWRYSRHPNYLGEILFWWGMWLFALAAAPNWWWTVAGPVTMVLLFTFVSIPMMDERSLARRPAYAEHMRRVPALLPRPARHR; from the coding sequence ATGTCGACGGGCCGGGACCGGGCAGTGGGGTTCGCCGTGGTGACGGCCGCCTACCTGGCGGCCGGGCTGGTCGCGTGGGCGGTCGTGGCCGTGGCGCGTGGCCCGCACCCGTTGCTGCTCACCTTCTACGCCGACCTGGCCGCCACCGTCGTGGTGTTCGCGGCCAGCATGCTCGTCGGCAACGCGAGCCTCTACGACCCGTACTGGAGCGTCGCCCCGGCCGTGATCGTGACCGCCTGGGTGTGGTGGCAGACCGGTGGCGAGATCACGGCGATGACCGGGCGGCAGACAGCCGTTCTGCTGCTGGTGCTCGCCTGGTCGATCCGGCTGACCGCCAACTGGGCGCTGTCGTGGCGCGGCCTCGACCACGAGGACTGGCGCTACGTGCGGCTGCGTGAGCGGCGACCGCGCGGCGTCCCGTGGTGGCTGGTGAACCTGACCGGCATCCAGCTCATGCCCACACTGGTGGTCTTCGCCGGGCTGCTCGCCGTCTGGCCCGCCGTCACGGTGACCGGCCGGTCGTGGGGCCTGCTCGACGTGGTGGCCGTCGCGGTCACGGCGGCCGCCGTGCTGCTGGAGGCGACCGCCGACCGCCAGTTGCAGCGGTTCACCCAGGATCCCGCCAACCGGGGCGGCATCATCGACCGCGGCCTGTGGCGGTACTCGCGGCATCCCAACTATCTGGGCGAGATCCTCTTCTGGTGGGGGATGTGGCTGTTCGCCCTGGCCGCCGCCCCGAACTGGTGGTGGACCGTGGCCGGCCCGGTCACCATGGTGCTGCTGTTCACGTTCGTCAGCATCCCGATGATGGACGAGCGCTCACTGGCCCGCCGTCCCGCCTACGCCGAGCACATGCGCCGCGTCCCGGCGCTGCTGCCCCGCCCGGCCCGTCACCGGTAG